One genomic region from Spirosoma sp. KCTC 42546 encodes:
- a CDS encoding SdrD B-like domain-containing protein codes for MLISSVECTPLLGSIGDFVWNDQNKDGQQDSNEPGVDGVIVRLLQETTPGNYTVVSTTVTSGDGAYLFPSLPEGTYVVEFDKTTLPANFTLTTVNALGVTSSLDSDADPLTGRSGLIALVPTNPALRDRLTIDAGIVNSDCPPTVKCIPIAIKRIR; via the coding sequence GTGCTCATCAGTTCGGTGGAGTGTACCCCATTGCTTGGTAGTATTGGCGATTTCGTCTGGAATGACCAGAACAAAGACGGGCAACAGGATTCGAATGAACCCGGCGTTGATGGCGTAATCGTACGGCTATTACAGGAAACAACTCCCGGTAACTACACCGTCGTTTCGACAACCGTGACCTCAGGTGATGGCGCTTACCTGTTCCCGAGCTTGCCAGAAGGAACCTATGTAGTTGAATTTGACAAAACAACGCTGCCCGCCAACTTTACCTTAACCACTGTTAACGCATTAGGCGTAACTAGTTCATTGGATAGCGATGCTGACCCCCTTACCGGACGCTCTGGTTTGATTGCGTTAGTGCCTACGAATCCTGCCCTGCGCGATAGGTTAACAATCGACGCTGGGATTGTTAATTCAGATTGTCCACCTACTGTGAAGTGCATACCTATTGCGATCAAACGAATTCGATAA
- a CDS encoding LysR substrate-binding domain-containing protein, whose translation MELRRLRYYVAVAEELHFGRAAHKLSVSQPALSQQIQLLEAEVGVELFLREKRRLLRKVELTKAGSFFLQEARKILQASEKAIEATRKIGLTQKEIKLGTYRMMIRSRILDILTVCSQRFPDIDLKIIEFPTHLAVQDALMDGQLDLGVTLLPFHYNQLDGIALKPGYLKVMLARNHPLAHKDILTVDQLRDEKWVDINRAIHTVYDDIERMCKKAGFSREGAIVQEVSSIELLSGLVSLGIGIAVVPTFFDTSAIPGVVCKDLVNADGSPLTEVVINAAICYKLSNLSPTLQALANAFKTQS comes from the coding sequence ATGGAGCTAAGGCGATTACGCTATTATGTGGCTGTTGCGGAAGAATTGCACTTTGGCCGGGCAGCTCACAAGCTTTCCGTTTCACAACCCGCTCTTAGTCAACAAATCCAGCTATTGGAAGCGGAAGTGGGCGTAGAACTATTTTTACGGGAGAAACGCAGGTTGCTTCGTAAAGTTGAGCTCACTAAAGCTGGATCGTTTTTCTTACAGGAGGCCAGAAAGATTTTACAGGCCTCAGAAAAGGCCATTGAGGCTACCCGGAAAATTGGGCTGACTCAGAAAGAAATAAAATTGGGTACCTACCGAATGATGATCAGGAGCCGAATTCTGGACATTCTGACCGTTTGCTCGCAACGTTTTCCGGATATAGATCTAAAAATCATTGAGTTCCCAACTCACTTGGCGGTGCAGGATGCTCTGATGGATGGGCAACTTGATCTGGGGGTAACGTTGCTGCCTTTCCACTACAATCAGTTGGATGGCATTGCGTTAAAACCGGGTTATCTTAAAGTGATGTTAGCCAGGAACCATCCGCTCGCCCATAAGGATATACTCACTGTTGATCAACTCAGGGATGAAAAATGGGTAGATATTAACCGAGCCATTCACACCGTTTACGATGATATTGAGCGAATGTGTAAAAAAGCCGGATTCAGCCGGGAAGGCGCTATCGTTCAGGAGGTTTCGTCAATCGAATTACTCAGTGGGCTGGTCAGTTTAGGGATTGGGATTGCCGTAGTACCTACCTTTTTTGATACCTCCGCTATTCCGGGTGTCGTTTGTAAAGACCTGGTCAATGCGGATGGATCACCCCTCACGGAGGTTGTCATCAATGCCGCTATCTGCTACAAGCTATCCAATCTTAGTCCAACCTTGCAGGCCTTAGCCAATGCATTCAAGACGCAATCCTAG
- a CDS encoding DUF3237 domain-containing protein, translated as MISHLLKSGCIFILLITISRYTAAQKSDSPPAPGLSFVGQLNVKVGAPYVVGETPHGLRRIIPILGGTVDGPNLKGEILSGGADWQIVRKDGVAELEAHYQFKTDDGVIIYVKNVGLRVATPEVAARIGRGEQVSPTEYYFRAVPRFEAPPGKYDWMNNAIFICTAFRNPETVVIQVWKVL; from the coding sequence ATGATAAGTCATCTACTTAAATCGGGATGCATATTTATTCTGCTGATTACAATCAGTAGGTATACGGCAGCGCAAAAGTCGGATAGCCCACCCGCGCCGGGATTGTCGTTTGTTGGTCAATTGAACGTGAAAGTAGGTGCACCTTATGTGGTAGGCGAAACCCCGCATGGTCTACGCCGGATTATTCCGATCCTTGGCGGCACCGTTGATGGCCCCAATCTAAAAGGCGAAATCCTGAGCGGTGGAGCCGACTGGCAAATTGTTCGGAAAGATGGGGTAGCCGAACTGGAAGCCCACTATCAGTTTAAAACCGACGATGGCGTTATTATCTATGTCAAAAACGTGGGCTTGCGTGTTGCCACGCCCGAAGTAGCCGCCCGTATAGGCCGGGGTGAACAGGTAAGTCCAACAGAATACTATTTCCGGGCCGTTCCCAGGTTTGAAGCACCACCTGGAAAGTACGACTGGATGAACAACGCGATTTTTATCTGTACGGCCTTTCGGAACCCGGAAACCGTAGTTATTCAAGTTTGGAAGGTCCTTTAA
- a CDS encoding crotonase/enoyl-CoA hydratase family protein, translated as MADQSKWLNVEERDDLLLVQLTRPEKRNAINDTLLLSLEAVFSTVPEGVKCAVLYAEGPHFSAGLDLSELQERDVIEGLHHSRMWHRVLDRIQFGTVPVVAVLKGACVGGGLEIASACHIRVAEQSTFYALPEGQRGIFVGGGASVRLPKLIGMARMADMMFTGRVISADEGIWMGLSQYLALDGDGLTKGIELATKIAQNAPMTNYALMHVLPRIADSTQSEGLLLESLMATIAQSSPEAKQRLRDFLEGRAKKVGE; from the coding sequence ATGGCTGATCAGTCGAAATGGCTAAACGTTGAGGAACGAGACGACCTCCTGCTGGTTCAACTTACCCGACCCGAAAAACGGAATGCCATCAATGACACCCTGTTGCTCAGTCTGGAGGCTGTTTTTTCGACGGTTCCGGAAGGCGTAAAATGCGCTGTTCTGTATGCTGAAGGTCCACATTTTAGTGCGGGGCTTGATCTGTCGGAGTTACAGGAGCGGGATGTGATCGAGGGTCTGCACCATTCGCGGATGTGGCACCGGGTGCTGGATCGTATTCAGTTTGGTACAGTGCCGGTAGTGGCCGTGCTGAAAGGAGCCTGTGTGGGCGGTGGCCTCGAAATCGCTTCGGCCTGCCATATCCGGGTTGCTGAACAGAGCACATTTTATGCCTTGCCGGAGGGTCAGCGAGGCATTTTTGTAGGCGGTGGTGCTTCCGTCAGACTGCCGAAGCTGATTGGGATGGCGCGGATGGCCGATATGATGTTCACCGGTCGGGTTATTTCGGCCGATGAAGGCATCTGGATGGGCCTCTCACAGTATCTGGCGCTTGACGGCGACGGGCTGACTAAAGGGATTGAACTGGCTACCAAAATTGCCCAGAACGCGCCCATGACCAATTACGCCCTGATGCATGTACTACCCCGCATTGCCGATTCGACCCAATCGGAAGGGCTATTGCTCGAAAGCCTGATGGCCACCATCGCGCAATCATCGCCGGAGGCCAAGCAACGGCTCCGTGATTTTTTGGAAGGACGAGCGAAAAAAGTTGGAGAATGA